From Syntrophus gentianae, one genomic window encodes:
- a CDS encoding coproporphyrinogen III oxidase family protein, translating into MISSLVGYMARRNFSRVMRFEEGQRPSLPAVSSGEPRLLYLHVPFCERLCPYCSFNRFVFEEGRCREYFSALRKEIRLYKEKGYNFGGVYVGGGTPTLLLDELEETLDLVRRCFSIREVSVETNPNHLVPERLERLSRIGINRLSVGIQSFNDDLLKAMDRYDKYGSGAEIVERLQQAQGRFDTLNADMIFNFPSQDMAMLDRDLDILLDLGVDQVTWYPLMVSDSTRQLVTRTLGAVGKGREKAFYERIRERLGREYRFSSAWCFSRKGTMIDEYIVDYDEYAGLGSGSIGYLDGVCYANTFDLAEYCRRLDRGELPLMAARTFTLEERMRYDFVMKLFSTKLNHSQLMAKYGGHLSPRLWLDLILFRLVGALRYSEPDWRLTKWGCYLWVVIMREFFTAVNNFRDFCRAEGRGADMPLSKIQEQTHE; encoded by the coding sequence GTGATTTCATCCTTGGTCGGTTATATGGCCCGGCGGAACTTTTCGCGGGTTATGCGCTTCGAGGAAGGCCAAAGGCCTTCCCTCCCCGCCGTTTCGTCGGGTGAGCCCCGTCTCCTCTACCTTCATGTCCCCTTTTGCGAACGGCTCTGCCCTTACTGTTCCTTCAACCGGTTTGTCTTCGAAGAGGGGCGCTGCCGGGAGTATTTTTCCGCTCTCCGCAAAGAAATCCGCCTCTATAAGGAAAAAGGCTACAACTTCGGCGGGGTTTATGTCGGTGGAGGGACGCCCACACTCCTTCTGGACGAACTGGAAGAAACCCTGGATCTGGTCCGCCGGTGTTTTTCCATTCGAGAGGTGTCCGTCGAGACCAATCCGAACCATCTCGTTCCCGAGCGGCTGGAGCGTCTGAGCCGGATCGGAATCAACCGCCTTTCCGTGGGGATCCAGAGTTTCAATGACGATCTGCTGAAAGCCATGGACCGGTATGACAAATACGGAAGCGGCGCCGAGATTGTCGAAAGGCTTCAGCAGGCACAGGGGCGCTTTGACACCCTGAACGCCGATATGATCTTCAATTTTCCCTCTCAGGACATGGCCATGCTGGACCGGGATCTGGATATCCTTCTCGATCTGGGTGTGGATCAGGTCACCTGGTATCCCCTCATGGTTTCCGACTCGACGCGGCAACTGGTCACCCGGACATTGGGGGCTGTTGGCAAGGGAAGGGAAAAGGCGTTCTACGAACGGATACGGGAGAGGTTAGGCCGGGAGTACCGGTTTTCCTCAGCCTGGTGCTTTTCCCGCAAGGGGACCATGATCGATGAGTACATCGTGGATTATGACGAGTACGCGGGCCTGGGGAGCGGCTCCATCGGCTATCTGGACGGCGTCTGCTATGCCAACACCTTTGATCTTGCCGAGTACTGCAGGCGGCTGGACAGGGGCGAACTGCCGCTCATGGCCGCCCGGACCTTTACCCTGGAAGAGCGGATGCGCTACGATTTCGTCATGAAGCTCTTTTCGACAAAACTGAACCATTCCCAGTTGATGGCAAAATACGGCGGTCACCTGTCCCCGAGGCTCTGGCTGGATCTCATCCTTTTCCGGCTGGTCGGCGCCTTGAGGTACTCGGAGCCGGACTGGCGGCTGACCAAGTGGGGCTGCTATCTCTGGGTGGTTATCATGAGGGAATTCTTTACGGCGGTGAATAATTTCCGTGACTTCTGCCGGGCGGAGGGCCGCGGAGCGGATATGCCTCTGTCCAAGATTCAGGAGCAAACCCATGAATGA
- a CDS encoding RluA family pseudouridine synthase: MKDGTIFRTYPVNGAEGGLRLDVFLTRQRTDLSRARLQRLIDEGRVAIGGITAIRASQKLRAGDVVALEEPQAVPLGLVPQEIPLSILYEDHDLLVLDKPAGLVVHPAAGHAEGTLVNALLYHCRDLSGIGGVLRPGIVHRLDKDTSGLLVVAKTDLAHSGLAAQFKRHQVGKTYFALVYGDPREDQGLIDLPVGRHPVERKKMSTKSRRGKEAITSWKIAERFGVAALLSVDIKTGRTHQIRVHLAAMGHPVVGDPVYGGSRRLSAIGDPVIKTLLKGMDRQALHAARLSFVHPGTGRTMEFYAPPPPDIAELCTFLREHGAARA; encoded by the coding sequence ATGAAGGACGGGACGATATTCCGGACTTATCCCGTGAACGGAGCGGAGGGCGGCCTGCGGCTGGATGTCTTTCTGACCCGGCAGAGAACCGACCTTTCCCGGGCCCGGCTGCAGCGGCTTATTGACGAGGGTCGGGTTGCCATAGGCGGGATAACGGCGATCCGGGCAAGCCAGAAACTCCGTGCCGGCGATGTCGTGGCGCTGGAAGAACCGCAAGCCGTTCCTCTGGGGCTGGTTCCTCAGGAGATTCCCCTTTCCATCCTTTATGAAGATCATGACCTGCTCGTGCTGGACAAGCCGGCCGGCTTGGTCGTCCATCCCGCTGCCGGTCATGCCGAGGGCACCCTTGTCAACGCCCTTCTGTACCACTGCCGGGATCTGTCGGGCATCGGCGGTGTTTTGCGCCCCGGGATCGTCCACCGGCTGGACAAGGACACCTCCGGTCTTCTGGTGGTGGCCAAAACGGATCTGGCTCATTCGGGGCTGGCGGCCCAGTTCAAGAGACATCAGGTCGGAAAGACCTATTTCGCCCTCGTTTATGGCGATCCCCGGGAGGATCAGGGGTTGATTGACCTGCCGGTCGGGCGGCACCCGGTTGAACGGAAAAAAATGTCGACGAAGAGTCGGCGAGGAAAAGAGGCGATAACCTCCTGGAAGATTGCCGAACGGTTCGGTGTGGCGGCGCTCCTGAGCGTGGACATAAAAACGGGACGGACCCACCAGATCCGGGTTCACCTGGCGGCGATGGGGCATCCGGTGGTGGGGGATCCGGTTTATGGAGGATCGAGGCGGCTTTCCGCCATCGGGGATCCGGTTATCAAGACCCTTCTGAAAGGGATGGACAGGCAGGCCCTCCATGCGGCGCGTCTCTCTTTTGTCCATCCCGGAACCGGCAGGACCATGGAGTTTTATGCGCCTCCTCCTCCGGACATCGCGGAACTCTGCACCTTTCTCCGGGAGCATGGTGCTGCCCGGGCGTAA
- the rpmE gene encoding 50S ribosomal protein L31: protein MKEGIHPDYKETTITCVCGNVIETRSTKKDIKVEICSQCHPFITGKQKIIDTAGRVERFNQKYAGRNEKKA from the coding sequence ATGAAAGAAGGAATTCATCCTGACTATAAAGAGACAACCATTACCTGCGTCTGCGGGAATGTGATTGAAACCCGGTCAACAAAAAAGGACATCAAGGTGGAAATCTGTTCCCAGTGTCATCCCTTTATCACCGGGAAGCAAAAGATTATTGACACGGCCGGCCGTGTGGAACGGTTCAACCAGAAATACGCAGGACGCAACGAAAAAAAGGCGTAG
- the prfA gene encoding peptide chain release factor 1, which yields MFSKLKDVESRYQELEKLLSDPAVVSRQSLYQKYAKEHADLRDLVDAYRKYEKVAQGIEEGQQLLRGDDEELKEIAREELPELRQQLTQLEERMKILLLPKDPNDERNVFLEIRAGTGGDEAGLFAGDLFRMYARYAEERRWKVEVISSTPSGGVGGFKEIIASLAGQGAYSQLKYESGVHRVQRVPVTEAQGRIHTSAVTVAILPEADEVEVTIDPNDLRIDVFHSSGHGGQSVNTTDSAVRITHLPTGLVVSCQDEKSQLKNKAKGMKVLRARLLAIMVKKQNDEISEARKSQVGSGDRSERIRTYNFPQGRVTDHRVGLTLYSLENILGGGIQEFVDALTAHFQAEALKQSTG from the coding sequence ATGTTTAGTAAGCTGAAAGATGTTGAGTCACGCTACCAGGAACTGGAAAAACTTTTGAGCGACCCGGCCGTTGTAAGCCGGCAGAGCCTGTATCAGAAGTATGCCAAGGAACATGCGGATCTTCGCGATCTTGTGGACGCTTACCGGAAATATGAGAAAGTTGCTCAAGGCATTGAGGAAGGGCAGCAGCTTCTGCGCGGGGATGATGAAGAACTGAAGGAAATCGCCCGGGAGGAATTGCCGGAACTCCGGCAGCAATTGACTCAGCTGGAAGAAAGAATGAAGATCCTTCTGCTTCCCAAGGACCCCAACGATGAACGGAATGTGTTTCTGGAAATCCGGGCCGGGACGGGGGGAGACGAGGCGGGTCTCTTCGCTGGCGATCTTTTCCGGATGTATGCCCGTTATGCGGAAGAACGGCGGTGGAAAGTGGAAGTGATCAGCAGCACCCCGTCCGGCGGTGTCGGAGGATTCAAGGAAATCATCGCCTCTCTTGCCGGTCAGGGCGCATACAGCCAGTTGAAGTATGAAAGCGGGGTCCACAGGGTGCAGCGCGTGCCCGTGACCGAAGCCCAGGGGCGGATTCACACCTCGGCGGTGACCGTCGCGATTCTGCCGGAAGCGGATGAGGTCGAGGTCACCATCGATCCCAATGATCTGCGCATCGATGTCTTTCATTCCAGCGGCCATGGGGGGCAGAGCGTCAATACCACCGATTCCGCCGTGCGGATTACCCATCTCCCCACAGGGCTGGTGGTAAGCTGCCAGGACGAAAAGTCGCAGCTCAAGAACAAGGCCAAGGGGATGAAGGTCCTGCGGGCCCGCCTCCTGGCTATCATGGTCAAAAAACAGAATGACGAGATCTCGGAGGCCAGAAAAAGTCAGGTCGGCAGTGGCGATCGGAGCGAAAGAATCCGGACCTACAACTTTCCTCAGGGACGCGTTACGGATCACCGGGTGGGTTTGACCCTCTACAGCCTGGAGAATATCCTGGGGGGAGGCATTCAGGAGTTCGTCGATGCCCTGACGGCTCATTTTCAGGCAGAGGCCCTGAAGCAATCCACGGGTTGA
- the pgeF gene encoding peptidoglycan editing factor PgeF: MFPIAQRNSVTFLQAENFLDFNFLTHAFCSRRGGVSQGAFSSLNMTTAQGDEEQRVEENWKILSRSFDIPGESFLVLDQVHKDEVLVVREDPDPVSDRPVPVCDACVTQLPEVALCIRTADCVPIFLLDPSRRVVGAIHAGWGGTALQIAARVIDVMTREFQCRPAEILAAIGPSIGPCCYEVDRRVYLAMRHHAGSEKFFRTASRSEKWNLDLPLANLHQLLEKGLRRKNIASSGQCTFCNPDLFFSHRRDLGVTGRHVNFIMLKKS, encoded by the coding sequence TTGTTCCCGATCGCTCAAAGGAATTCCGTAACCTTTCTGCAAGCTGAGAATTTCCTGGATTTCAACTTTCTGACCCACGCCTTCTGTTCCCGCCGGGGCGGTGTCAGCCAGGGAGCCTTTTCGTCCTTGAACATGACCACAGCACAGGGGGACGAAGAGCAAAGGGTTGAAGAAAACTGGAAAATTCTCAGCCGCTCCTTTGACATTCCGGGAGAATCCTTTTTGGTCCTGGACCAGGTGCACAAAGATGAGGTCCTCGTCGTCAGGGAAGATCCCGATCCGGTATCGGACAGGCCGGTTCCTGTCTGTGATGCCTGCGTAACGCAGCTCCCGGAGGTGGCCCTCTGTATTCGCACCGCCGATTGTGTGCCGATTTTTCTTCTGGATCCCAGCAGGCGAGTTGTTGGCGCGATTCATGCAGGGTGGGGAGGGACGGCGCTGCAAATTGCAGCCAGGGTCATTGACGTCATGACCAGGGAGTTTCAATGCCGTCCCGCGGAAATTCTGGCGGCTATCGGTCCTTCCATCGGGCCGTGCTGTTATGAAGTGGATCGTCGGGTCTATCTGGCGATGCGTCACCATGCCGGATCCGAAAAATTTTTCCGTACCGCATCCCGCTCTGAAAAATGGAACCTGGATTTGCCCCTGGCAAATTTGCATCAGCTTCTCGAAAAAGGGTTGCGCAGGAAAAATATTGCATCGTCCGGCCAGTGTACCTTCTGCAATCCCGATTTATTCTTTTCTCACCGGAGGGATCTAGGGGTGACCGGACGACACGTAAATTTTATTATGCTGAAAAAAAGTTGA
- the def gene encoding peptide deformylase, whose amino-acid sequence MKSLSHKVLTLWDEISLTEEETRILRTPSADIPLPLSREALEQIQTLVDAFLELDGALGLAAPQIGINRKIVIFRNKGFDEEGWSKKEKDYDLLINPRITQTRGEPVKGTEGCLSCPEIQVEVYRFPEIKVRAYDLKGNRISKRYEDFLARIAQHELDHLDGRLIVDYEGTVYFPKEKKSFFERILARIP is encoded by the coding sequence ATGAAGTCTTTGAGTCACAAAGTGTTAACCCTCTGGGACGAGATATCCCTTACCGAGGAAGAAACGCGCATTCTGCGCACGCCATCGGCAGATATTCCTCTTCCCCTGAGCCGCGAGGCCCTGGAGCAGATACAAACCCTGGTTGACGCCTTTCTGGAGCTGGACGGCGCCCTGGGACTGGCAGCGCCCCAGATTGGAATCAACCGGAAAATCGTTATCTTCCGCAACAAGGGATTTGACGAAGAAGGCTGGTCCAAAAAGGAAAAAGACTACGATCTGCTCATCAACCCCCGCATTACGCAAACCCGGGGGGAACCGGTCAAAGGGACGGAGGGATGCCTCTCCTGCCCGGAGATTCAGGTCGAGGTCTACCGTTTCCCGGAAATCAAGGTTCGGGCCTACGATCTCAAGGGCAACCGGATCAGCAAACGGTACGAGGATTTTCTCGCCCGCATTGCCCAGCACGAACTCGACCATCTGGACGGGAGGTTGATTGTGGATTATGAGGGGACAGTCTACTTCCCCAAAGAAAAGAAAAGCTTTTTTGAACGGATTCTTGCGAGAATCCCCTGA
- the selA gene encoding L-seryl-tRNA(Sec) selenium transferase — MNEQIQTLLRGLPKIDEILLILEKRNVEGRAPREVVRAACREAVEDLRRSILSRKGDAGKMRLPLATEIADLVERRMDALHRPRLKRVINATGVILHTNLGRAPLCREARDQLLSVAEGYSNLEYDLARGERGKRYDAVRELLCLLAGVEDALVVNNNAAAVLLALNTLAEGREVIVSRGELVEIGGEFRVPEIMEKSGGRLREVGATNRTRLADYERAISPETGLILKVHSSNFKMVGFTEETSLEELVALGKKHSLPVMYDVGSGCFLDLAEYGLPGEPVVREVAASGVDVLTFSGDKMLGGAQAGIILGRRNLLEKIQRNPLNRALRIDKLTLAAMEATLRVYLNPKEAVNRLRILKALTEPLNDVTRRARKLLGMLKRALPTSFSLALRPGASMVGGGALPGMEIQTTMVGIRMSGFSAGRLEERLRRLDVPIIVRVANNELLLDLRTIAEDELKLIREGLLALAENA; from the coding sequence ATGAATGAACAGATCCAGACATTACTGCGGGGACTACCGAAAATCGATGAAATTCTTCTGATTCTGGAAAAACGGAACGTGGAGGGTCGCGCCCCCCGGGAAGTGGTCCGGGCGGCCTGCCGGGAGGCGGTGGAGGATCTGCGCCGATCGATTCTCTCCAGGAAAGGCGATGCGGGAAAGATGCGCCTCCCCTTGGCCACGGAAATCGCCGACCTCGTAGAAAGGCGCATGGATGCCTTGCACCGCCCCCGTCTCAAGCGCGTCATCAATGCCACAGGGGTGATTCTGCATACGAACCTGGGGCGGGCGCCACTCTGCCGGGAGGCGAGAGATCAGCTGCTGTCCGTGGCGGAAGGTTACTCCAATCTGGAATACGATCTGGCCAGGGGCGAGCGGGGAAAACGCTATGACGCCGTTCGGGAGCTGCTCTGTCTCCTGGCCGGGGTTGAGGATGCCCTGGTGGTCAACAACAATGCCGCCGCGGTGCTTCTGGCGCTCAATACCCTGGCGGAGGGGCGGGAAGTGATCGTATCCCGGGGGGAACTCGTGGAAATCGGAGGAGAATTCCGCGTCCCGGAGATCATGGAAAAGAGTGGCGGCCGGCTTCGGGAAGTGGGAGCAACCAACCGGACCCGCCTGGCGGATTACGAACGGGCCATCTCCCCCGAGACGGGACTGATCCTGAAGGTTCATTCCAGCAATTTCAAAATGGTGGGCTTTACGGAGGAGACGTCCCTGGAAGAACTGGTGGCGCTGGGGAAAAAACATTCCCTCCCGGTCATGTATGACGTGGGCAGCGGATGCTTTCTCGATCTTGCGGAATATGGCCTGCCCGGTGAGCCCGTCGTCCGGGAGGTAGCCGCCAGCGGTGTGGATGTCCTGACCTTCAGCGGCGATAAAATGCTGGGGGGGGCGCAGGCGGGGATCATCCTGGGGCGGCGCAATCTTCTCGAAAAAATTCAGCGGAATCCCCTGAATCGGGCCCTGCGGATCGATAAACTGACCCTGGCTGCAATGGAAGCAACCTTGAGGGTCTATCTGAATCCGAAGGAGGCGGTAAACCGGCTGCGGATTCTCAAGGCCCTGACGGAACCCCTGAACGATGTAACCCGGCGGGCCAGGAAACTGTTGGGGATGTTGAAGCGGGCTTTGCCGACTTCTTTCTCTCTTGCATTGAGGCCGGGGGCCTCGATGGTTGGGGGCGGGGCCCTGCCCGGAATGGAAATTCAAACCACGATGGTGGGGATCCGGATGTCCGGATTCTCCGCGGGGCGTCTGGAAGAGCGCCTGCGCCGGCTGGATGTCCCGATTATCGTCCGGGTGGCCAACAATGAACTCCTCCTGGATCTCCGTACGATCGCCGAGGATGAACTGAAGCTGATCCGCGAAGGCTTGCTCGCTCTTGCTGAAAACGCCTGA
- the rho gene encoding transcription termination factor Rho, protein MNIEEIKRQPISELAHLAKELNVVGASGMRRQDLIFSILQAQAEKNGMISGSGVLEILPDGFGFLRAVDYNYLPSPDDIYISPSQIRRFNLRTGDTISGEVRPPKEGEKYFALLKVDTINYEASEFARDKILFDNLIPVYPHDKLNLEGDSENYSTRIMDLFTPIGKGQRGLIVSPPRAGKTVLLQDIAHSITANHKEVILMVLLIDERPEEVTDMQRSVNGEVISSTFDEPATRHVQVAEMVIEKAKRLVEHKRDVVILLDSITRLARAYNTVVPPSGKVLSGGVDSNALHKPKRFFGAARNIENGGSLTIISTALIDTGSRMDEVIFEEFKGTGNMELHLDRRIADRRVFPAFDLIRSGTRKEELLTAKNNLNRIWILRRLLQEMNPVDAMEFIIDKMRKTETNQAFLDSMNS, encoded by the coding sequence ATGAATATTGAAGAAATCAAAAGACAGCCGATCAGCGAACTGGCCCATCTTGCCAAGGAGTTGAATGTAGTCGGCGCCAGCGGAATGAGAAGACAGGATCTCATCTTCTCAATACTACAGGCCCAGGCGGAAAAAAATGGGATGATCTCCGGGTCGGGTGTCCTGGAAATTCTTCCCGATGGGTTTGGCTTCCTCCGGGCTGTCGATTACAATTATCTGCCCAGTCCCGATGACATCTACATTTCTCCTTCACAGATCCGGCGTTTCAATCTCCGGACCGGGGACACGATCTCCGGGGAGGTCAGGCCGCCAAAGGAAGGTGAAAAATATTTCGCTTTGCTCAAGGTTGACACCATCAACTATGAAGCTTCCGAATTCGCCCGCGACAAAATTCTCTTCGACAATCTGATTCCCGTCTATCCTCATGACAAATTGAATCTGGAAGGCGATTCTGAAAATTATTCGACACGGATCATGGATCTTTTCACCCCCATCGGCAAGGGTCAGCGGGGGCTGATCGTGTCGCCTCCCCGGGCAGGCAAAACGGTTCTCCTCCAGGACATTGCCCACAGCATCACGGCGAATCACAAAGAGGTCATTCTCATGGTGCTGCTGATCGACGAGCGGCCGGAGGAAGTGACCGACATGCAGAGAAGCGTCAATGGAGAGGTGATTTCCTCTACCTTTGATGAACCGGCGACCCGACATGTCCAAGTTGCCGAGATGGTCATCGAGAAGGCCAAGAGACTGGTCGAGCACAAGCGGGACGTGGTCATCCTCCTGGACAGCATTACGAGGTTGGCCAGGGCTTATAATACCGTCGTTCCTCCCAGCGGGAAGGTGCTTTCCGGCGGTGTGGATTCCAATGCCCTCCACAAACCCAAACGGTTTTTCGGGGCTGCCCGGAACATCGAGAACGGAGGCAGCCTGACCATCATTTCCACGGCGCTGATCGACACGGGCAGCCGCATGGATGAGGTCATCTTCGAAGAGTTCAAGGGGACGGGCAACATGGAACTGCATCTGGATCGCCGGATTGCGGATCGGCGCGTCTTTCCAGCCTTTGATCTGATCCGTTCCGGAACCCGGAAGGAGGAACTTCTGACTGCAAAGAATAATCTCAATCGAATCTGGATTCTGCGCAGGCTTCTCCAGGAGATGAATCCAGTGGATGCCATGGAGTTCATCATCGACAAGATGCGGAAGACGGAGACCAACCAGGCTTTTCTGGATTCCATGAATTCATGA